A region of the Channa argus isolate prfri chromosome 3, Channa argus male v1.0, whole genome shotgun sequence genome:
TAGACTCAGTCCTGATGTCCCACACTCTGACACGGTGACCGGCTGTTAGCAACGGCTAGCCGTAGCTACCGGTTAACGCTACAAGCAGCTAGCAGTAGATCCGGGTCCCGTTATCCACAAGACACCCACTGAGTCGTCGATTTGATacgcactttttaaaaaacacacattctggTGTCAGCCAACACACTCGGGGAGCATAAAGTACCAGTTATTCCGTGAGGAGCCATCTCTGAGTAGCTAGCCTAGCCAATGCCCTTTGTGTGTCTCTCCGCCCGACTAGCTTCCATTAGCACTAGCTCTGACACTTCGCTTAACTTGAACTTCGGTATGCTCCGTACAAACCTTTGTAAAGCTGCGCTACTGCGGTGGCCGAGTTCTGAAAGAGGTGCCACAGCTTCTGTTGACTTTGTTCCGCCTCCTCCTCGTTTGGATCATCCCGCTCGGCCTCTGCTAGGCACTGTCGTTCCCATTTGGAGAACCAGTGTTCGGGGCCGTGCTCCTGGATCTCcgcttctctcttctcttctttcctctcctccataACTAGCTAACTTTATGTGCTAGTAGCTTATGAACTAGCCTTCGTGTGGAATATAGGCTTGTTGGTCTTACGCGAGCGCCTCGCTATCTATCTTGGATTTTTATAATTGAAATACGGTACACGAGGGGTATTAGtctataaacaacaaaaaataaataaaattgtggtTAGCGCCGCATTGTGTAGGTTTAGGATTCTCCAGTACGCCCAGTGTAAAACAGACCAAACTAAACAACGCGATGACAACACCTTAGAATTTCAGGAACTAGCCACGCCTGTTCAGACTGCGCTGAAAGGCGATTTGCTGCAGCGGTTGTCTGGGTGGTTCTCGTTCTCGTGCACGAAGCCTTATTGGacgagaacaaaaaaaaagaaaaggtcagaGGAAAACAACTCTGATCTCATCCATGAAATTCTTTGTAGGCTGGCATGAGACATTCTGTTCGGCAGAGGGCAGTCTGTACGTGGAAACGGGTGTTAATTTACTGTAACTACTCCAAAGCACGAGAAAACACGCCTGTCTACAGTCAAGTCGAAGGAAGATTTCCGATATTTCTAATCCTAATATAGAAATCCTAGATTACAAGTGAATGCAATGTCTTTGATATATTGCCCTTTTATATCAGccgttttattcattttataaaaGCAGGCACAAAgagagcaaagagagaaaaagtctGAACCTGTGTTACCAACCCCCACAGAACagaatgtcagaatgtgtttgcagtgtgttgcATCACAGATTTAATATGCAATAACAAAACCTGCATTAACTGTCCCCATTCAACAGATTTATGTTCAATTTGCCTAATGTATGTGGGTAGAACTTTTCTATTAACAGTTCTATTAAGCACAGTTCTATTAAGAGACTAGAAACTTATCATATAGCTAAGATTGATAGCTAAATGAAATTAAACTGGTACATAATCATACaatttcaagtttttattttagcattttagatACGAATtgagaactttttttttaacacaagtgTTGAATAAAGAGCTAAATCCAATTGGTCACAAATTAGAAAATACGGCCCGGGTCCGGACACAAGCCTTTAACgttaaaattgtcatttttttggaAGAGACTTTTCAACAGGCGCAGCGCGGCCAACTTAGCAGAAATGCGTGGGTCCCTCGGTCGCTGCCTCATATCTAGTCAGTCAGAAGAGCAAACAATACTCATAATTGTTTCAGACGCCGTTATTTTAGACAAGGAATGTGACTCATCATAGCTTCTGTTTCTATTATAGTTATAGTTGCCAAGAATATGGATGTACATATGCCTCTATGTACATAGTTAAAAAGACCATTGTGCGTTACAGTGGGCTGAAAACAGGTCGTTTGATtttcagagacagagaaagttATGCTTCAGGCTTCaaattttaaagttgaaaaatatgacaattaTGGGCAACTGAGGAAAACTTTTTTGTGCAAaggaactaaaacaaaaaagttctCTGGACCGTGACTAAAGAGGAGGTTGAGTGACTCCGGGAATTTTAGTTGAAGACTCGTGAATTAGATGCAAcgggtgtgtttttgtttttttctttgtctttattaattaatttttttattggacCACAAGATGGAGCTCTCATAATGACAATGTAGTTCGCACCAAAGAAGACTTGATTGCTGAGTGGTGTGAATAGCCAATAGGACAtttgtgtgatgttttaaaatgtgtctgagTTCCTTTTCTACTTTTTGCTCAAACTCCTGGTGAAGCTCAATAGTTTGGCTTTGACATGTTGATGTTGGGAGCTATGTtccctttttaattaattcagaGTTTGAGGATTAAGAGCTCCACACAAATCTGATGGAGCTGGGGTGCTTCTGACACTTACTAGCCACAAAGTTTGGGAAACGGCGGTTTGCCCTTGTAGCTAAAAACTCTTCATCCCAACATCAAAACATTATGAAGTACAAACTTGTGGTTGCAATCTCGAGAAGAAgtctctgatttcttttttgtttgcatttcctTCATGTATCTGTGTAGGTCCACAAACattcagattaaaaagtatAGATCATTAAGATCAGTTGGTAACAATAAAGCATTTTTCATCTGTAATGGAAAGTTATTGTCACCTAGCTCTTGGTGTCTGGATGTCGTTATTAAAAGTGTTGGGATTTTACGGGGGAAGTTCCATGTCACTGTTTTCATAAGTCTAAAAGCCAAAAAGTCCAAAGATCAACTGAGTTGCAGTATAACAGAAACGTGCCGATATACTATAAATGCTCTTACCCGTCTGTCACAGGTCTCAGTGTCACATAGtaaatttctctctctgtgacactccttttctcgctctctctttctgttgtcAGCTGTGACAGCTATTTTTGAAGATGTCCAAGAGAGAGCAGACTGTTTGCAGTGCTGAGGAGTATTTCCAGGAACGAGGGCCAACTGTCACATTCAGCAACTTGCACTATTTTGTTAAGGAGACAAGATTCTGCCGCAAGACCGGTCCTGAGAAATGCATCCTCAAAAATGTCAGGTAAGACATGATATTTACTTGTGAGTCTGCCCATATACATAGTGATACAATAGTTAACAGCATTGCTTCTCTGTAGTATGATGACTCTGGGGACgcttctttctttgcttttcctgtttttatacaatgctaaataaataatttttgcaatttttttagATCTGATAGTAAATTATGTGATCATATGTTGTTTAATTTGTGGCAGTGGCATCATGAGGCCTGGTATGAATGCCATCATGGGCGCCACAGGAAGCGGTAAAACATCGTAagaaacacacatgtacatgcaATCATGTGCTGCTGCAAACAAATGAATGATCCAACTACATGAATATTGGTTTCTTTAAGGCTCCTGGACGTAATTGCAGGAAGAAAAGACCCTACTGGACTACGGCAAGGAAGTGTCTTAGCGGATGGCAGGGTTGTCACAGCTGAAATTAGGCTCAGCTCTGCCTATGTGGTTCAGGTGcccaaagacaaaaatacacacattcttaGACACTTTATACTTGGGATTCTAACTAGTTTGTGTTTACATCGTATTTGTTTTTCTAGGATGATATTTTGATGGGCACTCTGACTGTGAGAGAAAATCTGTTGTTCAGCGCCAACCTCCGTCTCAACCCTAAGCATTACTCcaccacagacaaacacagcagagtaGAAGCCATCATACAAGACCTGGGACTTGAAGACTGTGCAAACACTAAGGCAAAGACAAATgctcttttatatttttgttctgtaaaaCTGTCATTATTAAGTTGCTGAAATAGAAGTACAGTGTTCTCGAAGACTCTTAATTTACTGATATCTTATAAGCAGAAGCACTTAAAATACACTTAAGCAAAGAAGAGCACATAGTTATTTCAGCCATTTCTGTTCAGCTCAGAAGCcaagtgtttagtgtttttttttgtgtgtgtgtgtgtgtgtgtgtgtagataggGACAGAGTTTCTGCGTGGTGTATCGGGAGGTGAGAGGAAGAGGTGCAGCATTGGTGTGGAGCTCATcacttctccctctctgctaTTTCTGGATGAACCGACCACCGGACTAGATTCCAACACTGCAAACTGTATCATCAGTCTACTGCACAAGTACAACACAAATCATTACATGAgcccacacacatactcacacaaaGAATACAAATGGAAACAAGCACACAAAGCTGCTGAAAAGCCCGAACAGAAAGCAATGTGCTGTTTACAGTCAGACTTCATTGACATTCAGATTAATGCATCTCTAAATTGGAAGCATCTACTTTTTCTATTCTTTTGTTGTCTGTAACTATGCAAGtgttaacacatttttgaaacatttccACAGGCTGTCCAGGAGAAATAAGACTGTGATCTTCTCCATCCACCAGCCACGCTACTCCATCTTCAGACAGTTTGACCACCTGACTCTGATGCACAAAGGGGAAGTGGTGTATGCGGGAGCAGCGCCCCATGCACTAGACTATTTCACGAGCCTAGGTacttaatgtgtgtttattataaaaGGGGTCTTGATTAGGAATGTATTGTTCTTTTGCATTTGATTGGGTTTTTTCTACAGGCTACCAAATCGACTCCTTCAACAACCCTGCTGATTTCTTCATGGACATCACAAACGGAGAAGCAAAACCAACACTAGAGTCAGTAATGGAAGATGCACGTACGTAGAAATACATATCCAGTAAGCATGTATCTGCTAAAAGATATGTAGATGTCGAtatgtaaatttgtaaatgctttttttgtattttagtatgTAGCCTATTTAAGAGTACATCTAAAACCAGATTCACTCCTGTGGTAAACATATTATTACCAAACCCTGTTCGCTGGAAAGATTTAACGACTGTTATAAAATGATAAGTTTATCAAACTGTCTGTTATCTACATACAACTTTACACTGTCTTTATGTTGTCTTTTCACAGCTGAGAGTAAAAACACACTCGCAACAAAGTACCAGCATTCCCAGCTGTTCCAGGAAgttctggatgagttggaccATGTGAACCAGAGCATTTATGATGGGGTCACAGGTCAAGATGTGGCCGCCAACTATGCTACTTCTTTCCTGTATCAGGTCAGCTGGCCCTGCAGTTCAGAAATATCTTtaaaacctctttaaaaaaaatatgaaattgtttCACAGTTAAGCGAATTAAAATCATTGTCATTGTGATTGACAGAGGTCAAAGTGTGTTCCTGATTGTGTCACATGGTTTAGTGAGCCAGTTGTTATTTCCTTGCACTTGGCTGCCCGCTGATGAACCCTGTTTATAACTGTCATCATgccataaaaaaattaaaatgctttgtgtgtgagacagatgCGTGTGGTCTGTGGCAGGACAGTCCTGAACACCCTGAGGAACCCACAGACCTCCTATGCCCAGCTGGCTCTCAACATCTTTTTTGCAATTCTGGTGGGACTTATTTATTACCAAATACCCATGACAATGCCCGAGGCCTTACAGAACAGGTACTGTGTGTGTAACCTGCTGCATAGCACATCTGCTCAATTTTTACCTTTACACACTCTTTGTAAATGTCTCAGCTTTCCTCAGCCCACCTAAAGACCAAGTTACAGCACAACTACCTAATGAAATCAGAAGATAGAAGGTTGTTTTTATTACCTAGTACATTATTGCATGTTGTAAGTAGGAGGAGATaattatgatgatgataataatgataaaacagcaaaaacaaacatgtcactCTCAGAAACACCTGCTAGAACCTTTTTGTAGTTGTTGATAAAGTTCAGAATGATAAAGttcaaaaaagtgaaatatgcAAGTGTTTGATGATCAGTTCAATATATAATGCAGTGCATGAGAAACAGATCAGGTGGTATTTGCTGATAGTATCTACGTAACTATATCCATCAGAAGAACTGATAATATGTCTGTCTCATGAATGATAACAGGAGTGGAGCGTTCTTTTTCCTTATCATCAACATGGTGTTTGGGAATCTTTCTGCTGTTGAACTCTTCATCAATGAAAGGGCAATATTCATGTgagtaaaatatgaaatgtgtatCAATGTTTCCATAGGATGACATTAAAGTTGTTTTGATTTCTAGATAGATTTGTGTGTATCATTTCTCTTGTAACTGCTCTACAGTTTTATGTACTGTAAAGATGGtgttatgtatttttctttctgtcaaatGCTACAAAAACACCCCAAACCATGAAAAGCCATcataaatattctgtttattttaacattaattatACGTGACTTAAAACGTCTCGGATTATTGCAAACCATTCAGAGTCCCATGTTTTCAACTCCATTCGTGTTTGTATTTATGCAGTTATGTGTTTCTTCTCCAGTCATGAGAATTCCAGTGGCTATTACCGCACATCTGTCTACTTCTTATCCAAgatctttgctgatctcatccCAAACCGCATCATTCccatctttgtgttttcagctaTCGCCTACTACATGATGGGTAATTTACCTGCATGCATGGATGTAAATTGACTAAGGCATAACCTTTATGGCTTATTTCATGAAGCAAACCAGTTTCAATTTTGCTCTTTACTTAGTCAAACACAAGTTAGTCAGttgcacaaaaataaagacCATCAGCCAGAAAGCTTAGCCATGCTAGCCCTATGCTAAGTTATGATCCAATGGTAACAATTCAtaacagaaagaaaggaaaatgtctGGCAATTTGTCTTGTCAAATACAGGAAGAGTTTTTACTGTGTGATTGTtgtacttcatttttttttttattttaatatgccTGTAATATTTAATTCCTGCCAGAAGCATGCAGTACATTTTCTGCTGGAATGAATGGAGTTGATGCTTTGATGCTTCAGTCTGCCATACTTCTTAGAATGGAACAAATTAATTTTGGGGGGATTCATGGCAAGTTAGCCATGGATA
Encoded here:
- the abcg2b gene encoding broad substrate specificity ATP-binding cassette transporter ABCG2b, producing MSKREQTVCSAEEYFQERGPTVTFSNLHYFVKETRFCRKTGPEKCILKNVSGIMRPGMNAIMGATGSGKTSLLDVIAGRKDPTGLRQGSVLADGRVVTAEIRLSSAYVVQDDILMGTLTVRENLLFSANLRLNPKHYSTTDKHSRVEAIIQDLGLEDCANTKIGTEFLRGVSGGERKRCSIGVELITSPSLLFLDEPTTGLDSNTANCIISLLHKLSRRNKTVIFSIHQPRYSIFRQFDHLTLMHKGEVVYAGAAPHALDYFTSLGYQIDSFNNPADFFMDITNGEAKPTLESVMEDAPESKNTLATKYQHSQLFQEVLDELDHVNQSIYDGVTGQDVAANYATSFLYQMRVVCGRTVLNTLRNPQTSYAQLALNIFFAILVGLIYYQIPMTMPEALQNRSGAFFFLIINMVFGNLSAVELFINERAIFIHENSSGYYRTSVYFLSKIFADLIPNRIIPIFVFSAIAYYMMGLKPAFEAFLCFALTLCLVSLAAVSLAFLVSASVSSFAMANILIALPFVFMMVFGGYLVNLNAMLSWLSWLKWISIFRYGLNAAFINEMKGQFFYDNTTIIPGELFLKTQDIDYSIWGFWQNHVALLGIIVACMLLAYVQLRRINRWK